In the genome of Anabaena cylindrica PCC 7122, the window TTTGATAACCTTAGCCAAGGGATTAAATTATCAATTCACCGGTTCTACAAAAAATATCTTATCCATTTATAGCGATGCTTCTAGCATCCAAAACGAACATCGTAATTTAATAGCTGCGATAACACAAAATGGTGTCGTTGTCAATTATCCCAATAGAAAATTGCTGAATGGGAAAAAAGTCGCCACCAGAGCAGAAGTCTGTGCTTTATTATATAGAGCGATGGTTAGTGCTGGCGAAGTAGCAGACTTTGCATCAAAATACACTATTCAACCAATCAGGGAATAAAAATAACGACAACAAGAAAACTGTTTAGCTTTCATGCATATAAACATTTCTGACAGGAAAAGGAATTTGAATTCCTTCTAGCTGATAGCGCTTGTGCAACTTCTTCACAAATAGATGTTTACCAATTCTCTGGTCAAAAAACTCACTTACACGCATATAAAGAGTAAAATCAATACTAAAATCATTAAACGTGTGAAATCTCATATACGGTTCATTCTGAAGTAATTCCGGTGCAATTTCTTTCATCACTTCTTTAGCAACTTCTACTGTTACCCTTTCGACTAATTCCAAATCGCTATCGTAACTAACACCCACATTGATTGTTAAAGTAATTTCTTTAGCAGGGAGATGATAATTAGTAAAAATAGCCGAAGCCAACTTAGAATTAGGGACAATAATCACATTATTTGAAATTTCCTTAATCGTTGTATTTCGCCATGTAATATCAGTAACATAACCTTGATTACCATCATCTAACTTCACATAATCACCAGTTCTTACTTGCTGAGAAATAAGTAAATAAAAACCAGAAAATAAATTTGCCAAAGTATCTTGAAGTGCTAAACCTACCGCCAAGCCTCCAATCCCTAACGTCGTAATTATCGGCGTAATTTGAATACCTACAGTTTGTAAAAGGATTAATGTTCCTAAAATTAAAACCGCAATTTTAGCAAGATTAGACAGTAGTGATGTCGGAACTCCTTCTGTTCTGCGAACTGATAAACTCACAAAACCAGATGTTAATCTAGCTAAGACTAAAGTCACTGAATACAGCAAAATTATGGTGAGAATTTTTTGCAGAACGTTAGCAATATCTGGCTTGAGAGGAGAACTGAGAATAGCCCAAAAAAAGCCTGCAATTACAAACCATATAAACGTCATTCTGTGCAGTGATTGGAATATAATTTCACTGCCAGGAATTTGTCTATTAGAAACAAACATTTTCAATTTTTTGAAAAAAACTTTCTCGCCAATTAATCCAGCAAATAATCCAGCTAGAATAAATCCAAGGGGTATAATCCATTCGATCATAATTGATTGAAAATTGAGAACTTAAAATTAAGATAACAGCAATAATATAATTATGGTGGCTAAATTTTACCTTGTTACTTTCCAGACAATCTACGAATATGCTGTTTCAGCAAAGTAATTTATATTTCCAGAACTTACGCATTGACAAAATCTATCAAATATGGAATATGAACTATGAATTTTATCTTTTGTGCGGTGAACTAGCGCTGTAGGCGGTTTTCCCACCGTAGGTGACTATCCGAAGGAGGAGAGGATTGGAGGTGGAGTTCTTGTATCTCACTCAACCGACAACCGCTATAGTAGTAGACTATTGAAAAAAAGATATGGTACATTATTATTCGGTACAAGACTTACATAAAAAGCTATCTTTGTAATTTTTAAGATAAATAAATTATTTTTATATTAAAAACAATCTACCCCCAGACTGATATTTTCCACTTATCTTGACTAAATTGTTTACCTAAAAATATATCGGTGTAACTCACCTTAGTAATGGATTTACCAATTGTTTACCATCTAGATTATATTGCTCCTTTACCCCTAGGGCATCGTTTCCCGATGTCTAAATTCAGTCAACTCCATGAATTGCTGTTAGCTGACAGAGTAGCACATTCAGAACAGTTTCACATTCCTGAACGTCCACAAACAGAATTAATTGAATTAGTTCACACCCCCAACTATGTACAAGCTTACTGTCAGGGAACCTTAGAATCAAAAGCACAGCGACGCATTGGTTTACCCTGGAGTCCAGCTTTGGTGAATCGTACCTGCGTGGCTTTAGGTGGGACAATACTAACGGCTCAATTAGCACTAAATCATGGTTTAGCTTGTAATACTGCTGGTGGAACTCATCATGCTTTTCCTGACTATGGATCTGGTTTTTGTATTTTCAACGACTTAGCAGTTGCTTCCCGTGTTATCCAAAAATTAGGGCTTGCTAAAAACATTTTAATTGTCGATTTAGATGTACATCAAGGAGATGGAACAGCCTTTATTTTTCACAATGACAATAGCGTTTTTACCTTTTCCATGCACTGTGAAGACAACTTCCCTGGCACAAAACAAAAAAGTGATTTAGATATTCCCTTACCATTAGGAATGGAAGATGAAGCTTATTTGCAAACATTAGCAAATTATCTCCCCGATCTATTATCACAAATAAAACCAGATTTAGTATTTTATGATGCTGGCGTTGATACCCATATAAACGATAAACTAGGTAAACTAGCCTTAACAGACACAGGAATTTTTCGGCGAGAAATGCAAGTTTTAAATACCTGTGTCAGCGCAGGTTATCCCGTCGCTTGCGTTATCGGTGGTGGTTATGCAGAAGATATGAAATCCCTAGTTTGGAGACACTCCTTATTACATCGAGCCGCCAGTCAAACCTATCACCAATTTCATCTTTAACGCCAAAAAACAAACTCTTCTCTACGACTCTGCGTGAAAAAAAATCCAGGAGTATTCATGCCAACTTTACCAAACAATCAAAAATCAGAAACCTGGGGATACACCTTACTAAACTCTACAATTGATAGTTTAATTCGTAACTTTGAAGGTCAATCAACAGTAGAATTATACCCCGAATTTCGAGAACGACGAGAACGCGCCCATGAATTAATATTTGAATGTGTCGGTAAAAAATCTTGCTTATTTTATATTCGTCGTCAAGGTTCGGGAAAAGATCCAGGAGAAGAAATTTGGGACTTAACAATAGCCACAGATGAAAGTGAATTTGAATTACCAAAAAGACTAAAAGAACTGAGAAAAACCCTAGGATTTAGAGCAGCAGTCCAAAAAAATGGAACTGGCGGTTTAAAAATTCTCTCAGCTTATTTATTACAACCTTCACGAGGACAAGGTGATGGCTATGCCCTACCTTTACGCTTACAATTAGTCCCCAATCATCATCATCCTTCCGCTATTCCACCCAAGGTATTAGCACAAATAGCAACCATGCCAGTTTGTGGTCATCATGTACCCACAGAAGAACAACTACAAGCATGGAAAGCATTTTTAAAAGTTGAAGAACGCATTGCTAAAGCACGGCAATTTTGTGTGGTTTTTGTCAATTACAAGTACAGTAATAATAAAAAGCAAATCGCTTTTGAGATAAATTTGAACTCAGCCACTCTTGACGGTTCTGAAGAAAATTATTTAGATGTAGAAAATTTTTGGGAACGAGTGAAACAGGCAAAAAACCAAGATATCAAATTTTCTGACACCGTTCCTAGCGAAAGAAATCGTCGCAGTAGTCGTCAATTAGGAACTATTGAAAAAATTGATCAAAAATATAATATTATTCATATTAGACTAGAACGCGATTTGGTTGAATATATAGCAGCGGGTAATTATCAACTTCCTGGAACTGGATATTTATTTTTTGATGCTGCTGGTGATATAAAACAAATTGAACGCAAAGAAAAAGCCTTGGAACAATTAAGACAAGGACGCACTCAAAATCCTTATTTAGGTAACTTCTTATTTGATGCTTCTCAAGCCAGATCTATTAAAAAAACTGTCAAAATTAAATCACAAGATTTGTTATTATCTGCTGCAAATCCAGGTCAAAAAGCATCTGTAGAAAAGGTACTAGCCGCAGATGATTTAGTTTTGATTCAAGGGCCACCAGGGACAGGTAAAACTACGGTAATTGCTGAAATTTGCTATCAAGTAGCCTTGCGGGGTGGACGCACATTAATTACTTCTCAGGCTAATTTAGCAGTTGATAATGCTTTAAGCAGATTAGTTCATAACCCTGTAATTCGGGCTGTACGCAAGGGAAGAGCCGAAAAAGTTGGAGAAGAAGGACAGCCATTTTTAGAAGATCAAGTAATTGGCAGATGGCTAGAAAATACCGCTACTGACTGTGAAAATAATCTCGCTCAACGTCAAGAAAATATCAAAATATTTACTCAATTATTAGCATCATCAACACGTTTTAAAGCTTATCTTGAATCTGAAGAAGAATTTAATCACAAACAAAATGAATCAAAATTAGAAAAAGAAAATTTAAAGGAAATCTGTCAAATTCAAGAAATAGCTTATCAGGAAAGTTTAGTAAATCAAAATAAAATTGAATCTCTCAAGATTGGATTAAAGAATCTGCTCAAAAATGTCCCAGTAAACTGGGATTCAGCAGAAGTTAAAGATTTTTTACCCTGTCTGCAACCATATACAAAAAATATTCATCAAGTAGAAAGTTTCCGGGAAAATGTTTGTCAAGCTATTAAATATGTAGATGAACTTGGCTTTGTTCGTCCTGCGCGTGGTGCATTTGGGTTAGCAGCTTGGTTAAGTGAAACAGTAGCAACTGAAATTGATGAATTAAAAAAAATATTTAGTTATGCTGATGACGTAATTGTAACTATGTCAGAATTAACCACATTAGTACAGGCTTTCAAAAAAGATTCTACATATTTGCATCAATTACAAACAGAGTATCAGCAATTTCTAAATAAGGATAAAAGTCTACAGCCAACAATTCAACTATGGGAAAATCGCAAGCGAGAAATTGATTATATTATCGAAGCAGTTATCGAATGGAAATCTACAGCTTATAACAATCTGTATCAAGTTGTAAAAAACTGTCAGCAATCAGATTTACCATTAACAGATAATATGATAGATTTACCACTAGGTTTATTAATGTTTGCTAATAATTTAAAATTACCACTTGTCCCCAAAAATTATAAAATTAGCTTGCCAGATTGGAAATTATTGACAAAAGCAATATCGTATGAAATTCAAGGTAACTTCACAGATAGACGAGGTAAACAGCATAGTTTTAGTTATTTCTTACAGGAAAATTTTAGTCAAATTCCTCTAGTTCTATCAAAAAGCGATCGCACTCAATGGCAGGTAACATATCAAGAATTAAATGATTATCAACTCCTTACCTCCAAACAGCGTAAATCGTTGGTGGAAAATACCCAATCTTTTTTAACTAAACTGCAAAGAACATATGGTGCAGCTTATGAACTAGATAATATCCATTCTACTCTTACCCAAATTACACAAGAACTACTAGATATAATTCTGGCAAATTCTCGTCAATGTGTGGCAAAAGTCAAAACTGAAGCTGAACAACAACTTAATATTTTACAAAAACAACAAAACCAATTAAATGAACTGCCAAATAATGGCATTACCCAAGAACAAATATTTGCGACTCAATCTCAAGTAGAAAAAGCCAGTCAAGATGCTAATTTACAACTGGCAAGAGTTGTAAATATGTTGGAAGAACTTAACAAAAAACCTAATATACCTGCTAAATTGCGTAATCTAACTGAAAAATATCTCGCTAAACAATCAAATATTTGGGAACAACATCAAGAATTTTCCAAGCAAATAAAAATTTGTGAAAGTAATATAGTTAAACTTGAACCCTTGATTTCATCATTAGAACCAATTGCTATTTTAGAGATGATTCAAGATTCATTACATGAGGAATTAATCAAACTAAAAAAAGAAACAAAAACGGCTCAAAAGAAACTTGATAAATCACAAATTAAGCTAAATGAACTAGAACAGCAATTGCAACTCCAGATACCAGAGTCTTTAATTATAGAGCGAAATTGGTGGCAAATAACATGGCAAGAAATACCTGCTCAATTCAAGGTTAAAAATACCGAAAGTGACTTATTCAATCTAGAATTTTTAAACTTAGTCAAAGACAAGTTTGATATTTGGCAACAACAATTGCAAAATGAAGAAAATTATCTGCAAAGATATCAAAATTTTGTTCAAGATTGGATTAATAAACTACGTCAACCATCAGAACGCGATAGTAACGATTTGAGACGAATTTATTTAGACAATGCTAACGTCGTTGGTATCACTTGTGTTCAAGCTGCAAATTATAATTTTTCTGAAGAATTTCAATCTTTTGATGTTGTTATTATTGATGAAGTTAGTAAATGCACTCCCCCAGAGTTATTAATTCCCGCTTTAAAAGGTAAAAAATTAGTCATGGTGGGAGATCATCGACAATTACCACCTATGCTTGATACTAGCACCGTTGAAGAAGTTGCTCAAAAAATTGGCAATACTAGAGAAGAATTACAATTTTTAGAAGAATCATTATTTAAAAGTCAGTTTGAAACTGCTGATAATAGCATCAAACAAATGTTAAATACCCAATATCGAATGCACCCCAATATCATGGGAGCAATAAATCAATTTTATGATGGTAAATTAGAATGTGGTATTTTAGAACCTGACAGCAAACGCGCTCATCATTTAGCAGGGGAGATAATTAAACCAGAACATCATCTGATTTGGGTGAAAATGCCTAGAGAACAGGAATTTCAAGAAGAACGTTTGGGAACTTCGTTTTTTAATATCCGAGAAATTGATGTCATAGAAAATATCTGTCATCAATTTGAAAATGTATGGAGTTCTAAAGTTGCTAATGGTGAACCCAAAAAAGAAATAGCCGTAATTACATTTTATGGTTCTCAACTGCGAAAAATTGATGAACGTTTACAATCTGAAATTTTCCCTTCACTGCAAATTAGAACAGGTACAGTTGACAGATTTCAAGGAATGGAAAGACCAGTTGTAATTGTGAGTATGGTGCGTAATAATCATCAAGGAGATGTGGGATTTGCTAAAAAACCAGAACGGGTAAATGTGGCATTTTCCCGCGCTCAAGAATTATTGGTAATTGTTGGTTGTCACGATTTATTTACCAGTAAACCAGGGACAGTTGGTGGAATGTATTCAGAAGTGGCAAATATTGTCAGTCGTCATGGAGGTTTTATTGATGTTTCTTGCTTCTGATGCTAAACCTATTGATGACAATCTTAAAAATTTAGTAGATAAAATTGAAGCGCAAAGTGCTGGTTTATCAGTTTTAGCAGCGCGTCAATTACGCTATAGTCTGCGGCAAAATACTGTAGAATTAACCATCAAAGAACCACGTCAATTTAATGTACTTGAAGAATTTATTATCCGCGCTGGTATTGAGTTTGAACCTGCACCAACAGCGGACGAATTAGCATCTATACTTGGTCTTGATGCTGTATTTGTAAAAAGTACAATTTCTACTCTTCAGTCATTACAAACTTTAGCCGTAACATCACCAATTACAGTTACTACAGAAGGGCGTTTATTTTATGAAAAAGGAACTGTTCCTCAACCACCATATTCTGTACAAATTTATGCCGTCACTGATTTTTTAGGTGGTAATATTTCCTTTCAATCTGAATCTTTAAGTGATGTCACTACAAAATTACCTGATTTAGCAACTTTTGTAAATATTGAAAATAAAATCAACAATATTTCTTCTTTAACACTAGAAACAATACAGCAAATTCTTCAAGATTCAGATTTGGCGTTTCATGTACCAGAAGAAGGTAAAATAGTTACTGCTTTTAAGGTGATACCACCAACTCAAATTTTTTGGAAGACTGTATCATTATTTGTTATTTTTGATGCTTTAGAAGATAAATTGAGTATTCAACTCAGAAAAGGAAAGCAAATTTTAGAAGCGGCATCAAATTGGCTAGAATCACTACTAAATCAAGGTAAAATATCTTTACAAACATTATGTGAAGTATCAGACCAAACCATCAATTTTGAGCGTCAAGCAATTCTGAAGCAGAAAAATGAAGAAATAGAATCTAGATTAGAAAAGATTCGTCAGCAGGTGTTAGAAACTGTGCAGGAAGCAGGTACAGCAGTGCAGTTGCGCGATGGAGAAATTAATCAAGCTTTTTTAGAAGTTTTGAATTCTGCAAAAAATCAAATTCTCTTTTATTATCCTTTGATAAGTCAGGCTGTTGTCGATGATAAGTTTTTAACGCTGCTTCAAAAATTAGTTAATGGTGGTGTTGGGATTTTAATCGGTTATGGAATTGCACAACCAGAAGAAGATGAAGAAAGGCAAATACCACCCGAAGTTAAAGCAAAATTACAATCAATAAAAACACTTGAAGGTTTACCCGGTGTACAAATTTTTTGGTCAGAAAATTCTCATATAAAAGAAGTCATAGTTGATCAGCAAATTCATCTTTGTGGTTGTTATAATCAGCTTTTTTATCGTGGTGGCTATTTACCCACAGGTGAGTCAGTTTATAAAGTCACAATTCCTGAACTTGTTCAAGAAGCATATCAATTTTTTGCCAATCGCTGTCAAAATCATGCCCAAAAATTATGGGTGATTGCTGTTCAAAACTACAATTCTCAATTGGCTGTAGAGTCTCTGTGTATTTGGGGTGCTATGGGTATGGAAGAAATAGCAATCAAAGAGATAGAAGCAAATAACTGGTTGGAACTTGTACCGATTTGGTTAAATGTGGTAATTCAGAGACTAAGGGCAAAAATTTTACCCGCTGGTTTACAAACTGCATTGGTGTTGTTAAATAAGTTTTCTGGTGAAGAAATATTTATTGATTTATTGGTTCAGGGATGGCGTAGAGTGATTAGTAATATTGCTAGTCAAAATCCTCAAACTGCTGTAGACTTATTTAGCAATGGTGTATGGGAACAGTTTTTGCGTCTCCAAATAGTTCAACCAACAGAGTCGCTAGATACCTTTATATTGTCCCAAAATGAAACTCAAAAGCCTGTGAAGAAGAAAATTGCTAAAAAGAAGTTGGAACAGGGTTAATTCTGCGGTTTGTAGCACTTGATAACTCTACCAGCACCGCGCAATTGTTTATAATAAGCCTGACTAACTTGATCTCCTTGTTCCGAAAGTTGATCAATACCAATGCCATTGCGTCCTTGTTCTTTTCCTGAACTATGAATATAGCAACTATCACCCAAATACAAACCTACATGAGTTGCTTTTTGGGGAGTTCCAAAAAATATTAAATCTCCTGGCTGTAATTCAATAAAATCAATTGGTTGAGTAAAATCTTCTTGCTGATAAGCATCTCTCGGTAGCCAAACACCTACGGATTTAAATGCTGCTTGCATTAAACCAGAACAGTCATAATTGGGTGCAACTGTACCACCCCAAAGGTAATAATTATCTTCTTGTTTTGCTGCTTGAGTAAAAGCGATAACTGCGGGTATGTGTTGTTGAATTTCTGCGGCTGAGATGAATTGGGGTTGATATACTGCTTTTGTTGGTTTGAGAAACTGCAAATCTTGAACAGATAACCATCCGGGATAGTCGTCTTCACATAAACAAACTGCAACTGCTGTATCTTGATGATTTGATGTTACTCGTAAATATCTTCCTGTTGCGGCTTGGGTTGCCAAGCGGTTGCATTCAGGAGAATCGTATAGATTTAGGTCAATGTTACAGTAATATTCTTTTGTTGGAGAATGGGGAATTAGTAAGTTTAAAGACATAGGTAAATATGATTTAGATAAAAAACAATATTGTCTGAATCAGGATGCTCAGGATTTAAGGATTTTCAGGATGATATAATCAGCATTCTGTTTAATTCCTCAATCTTTATTTTGTCTGAATCAAGATTTCCAGGATTTAAGGATTTTCAGGATAATGCAATCAGCATTCTGTTTAATTCCTCAATCTTCATTTTTTATTAAGCTATATTTGCTTTTATTTAATCCTGCTAATATTCGGTCTTGCTCTGATTTATTGTCTAAAGACATGGCGGCTTTTTTTTCAGATTTACGCATAGCATCTAATTCATCATTTACTTGTTTCATTACATGAAATCTATCAGCAGTTATATTTGCATTTGGCATTAATTCTTCTACTAAACTTTTATAAGGAGACCAAAGATCGATACTCACTTCAACTATTTGCTCAAGTACCTGAGATCCCCATTTGACAACAACTTCACGTATTTCTTCTATTCTTCTTGACTTCACCAATTCAATTGGTTTACGAGTATCTAAATCTACTAGTACTGCCAAATAATTTCCTTGACCTTTCACCAAAGCAATTTCATCTATGCCTAACCTTTTTACCTGACTTAAATTAATATTTAATATTTGTGATACTTGTGCTTTTAACATTGATTCAACTTCTTCATCGCTCAAGTCATTTCTTTCGGCAACACTATGAATATTACTATCTAATACTTGTGCAACTATATCTATGGCTAATCTTTTAGTATATCCTTTACTTTTATCTACAAAACTTAGCTTTTCACTAAGCGCAAAGTGCGGTCTTGGGGTCTCCCCAAGAGGAGCAACTTTGCAAGAGAAGACTTTTTTGCACTTGTTACATTTGAATTGACGGCGATTGATTTTTAACAATACTAGTTTTTCACTCCAAGATAAATCATGAATCATTCGCCAATGATTTTGATGTATACTATGGGTGGTTTTTCCACAATCTGGACAAGTAGAATCTTTGACAGCCTTCTCTATTGTTATAATTATTTCCGCCCCAACAAGTTCTTGAAAATCTAACACTTTCATATCTGGGAGATTGAGAATTTGATCTACGCTAAATTTCATAATTATCCCTAAAAAATTTGTTTTTAATAATTATGATTATAATGATATGCTTATTCCCATATGTTTAAAACTTCGTAAACCTTTACATAGATAGACTTTTCAGCTTTTATAATTTAATTTTATCGGCATTAAATTTTAGTGATTTTATTTTTCACCATAAAAAGGACGCAAGAGCCGAAATTCTATCTTTAGGATTGTCAAGAATGTATCAAACAGATCCGCCACTTTCCCCTAAAGAAACATTACCTACAATGTATGATCTTCCTAGCGAAGACCCGGAGGAACCAGGCTTGCCAGATGAATTTCATTTGTTGCAACCACAATTATTAGCAGAAACATTCCGTCCACCAAATTATCCCACTCAAGAAATATTTACAGGCAGTGATCTGAATCTTTACTATGATTTGCGTCATCCTTCATGGTATAAACGCCCAGATTGGTTTGGAGTTTTAGGTGTACCATATCTGTACGAAAATAGAGATTTAAGATTAAGTTATGTAGTGTGGCAAGAAGGAGTAAACCCTCATATTATAGTTGAATTACTCTCACCTGGAACAGAAAAAGAAGACTTAGGGCAAGCATTAAGGAATGTTGAAAAACCTCCTGGTAAATGGGAAGTTTATGAACAAAATTTAAGAATACCCTATTACGCCATTTTTGACCGTTATAAATCTGAATTTAGAATGTTTCAGTTAAAAGGCGCTCGTTATGCTGAAATAAATTTATCAGATGATCGGGTTTGGATTTCAGAAATAGAATTAGGTTTAGGGGTGTGGCAAGGCACTTATAAAAATGTGGAAATGCCTTGGTTACGTTGGTATGATCAAGACGGTAATTGGATTTTAACCAGTACAGAAAGAGAAAGACAAAAAGCTGAACAGGAAAGGCAGAAAGCTGAACAAGAAAGGCAGAAAGCTGAACAAGAAAGGCAGAAAACAGAAAGATTAATTGCCCAACTGCGATCGCTTGGTGTTGAACCTGATTTAGATTAGATATAATCTCTTGTTCTCTAATTCCCAGTCTATGACTGGGAATGAATGCTATCTTGATGCAACCTTCCCATCTTCATGTACTTCTAAAAGCGGATACTTATGAACAGGTTGCAAACGCTGGCGAATTGTCCCAATAATGATATACAAAATTGGCACAATAAACAAACTTAAAAAAGTCGCAACAAACATACCTCCAAATACAGCAGTACCCAAAGATTGACGACTTGCTGAACCTGCACCTGTGGCAGTTACGAGGGGAAAAATCCCCAGCAGAGTCGCAAAAGAAGTCATCAGGATTGGACGCAAACGACCTTGTGCTGCTTCTACTGCTGCTTTCGTAATTGATAAACCTTGATGTTCTCGCAACTGGTTAGCAAATTCAACAATCAAAATCGAGTTTTTACTTGCTAAACCAATTAACATAACTAACCCTACTTGGCAAAATACATCATTACTTAAACCCCGTAGTGATTGTGATGCTAAAGCTCCCATAATAGCTAGAGGAACTGCAAGCAGAATAATCAAAGGATCTACATAGTTTTCATACTGAGCAGCTAATACTAAAAAGACGAAAAGTAAGCCCAAACCAAAAATGATTGGTGCTTGTCCACCAGATTCTTTTTCCTCTGCAACAATACCCGACCATTCATATCCCATATTCGTGGGTAAAATCTCCTTTGCTAGTTGTTCCATAGCTTTAGTTGCTTGTCCAGAACTAAAACCAGGAGCCGGAGAACCGTTAATTTCAATTGAGCGAAATAAGTTGTAGTGATTGATGGTTTGAGCTCCAGTTGTAGGAGTCAATTTGACTAAATTACTGAGAGGAATCATTTGATCATTATCAGAACGCACAT includes:
- a CDS encoding AAA domain-containing protein — translated: MPTLPNNQKSETWGYTLLNSTIDSLIRNFEGQSTVELYPEFRERRERAHELIFECVGKKSCLFYIRRQGSGKDPGEEIWDLTIATDESEFELPKRLKELRKTLGFRAAVQKNGTGGLKILSAYLLQPSRGQGDGYALPLRLQLVPNHHHPSAIPPKVLAQIATMPVCGHHVPTEEQLQAWKAFLKVEERIAKARQFCVVFVNYKYSNNKKQIAFEINLNSATLDGSEENYLDVENFWERVKQAKNQDIKFSDTVPSERNRRSSRQLGTIEKIDQKYNIIHIRLERDLVEYIAAGNYQLPGTGYLFFDAAGDIKQIERKEKALEQLRQGRTQNPYLGNFLFDASQARSIKKTVKIKSQDLLLSAANPGQKASVEKVLAADDLVLIQGPPGTGKTTVIAEICYQVALRGGRTLITSQANLAVDNALSRLVHNPVIRAVRKGRAEKVGEEGQPFLEDQVIGRWLENTATDCENNLAQRQENIKIFTQLLASSTRFKAYLESEEEFNHKQNESKLEKENLKEICQIQEIAYQESLVNQNKIESLKIGLKNLLKNVPVNWDSAEVKDFLPCLQPYTKNIHQVESFRENVCQAIKYVDELGFVRPARGAFGLAAWLSETVATEIDELKKIFSYADDVIVTMSELTTLVQAFKKDSTYLHQLQTEYQQFLNKDKSLQPTIQLWENRKREIDYIIEAVIEWKSTAYNNLYQVVKNCQQSDLPLTDNMIDLPLGLLMFANNLKLPLVPKNYKISLPDWKLLTKAISYEIQGNFTDRRGKQHSFSYFLQENFSQIPLVLSKSDRTQWQVTYQELNDYQLLTSKQRKSLVENTQSFLTKLQRTYGAAYELDNIHSTLTQITQELLDIILANSRQCVAKVKTEAEQQLNILQKQQNQLNELPNNGITQEQIFATQSQVEKASQDANLQLARVVNMLEELNKKPNIPAKLRNLTEKYLAKQSNIWEQHQEFSKQIKICESNIVKLEPLISSLEPIAILEMIQDSLHEELIKLKKETKTAQKKLDKSQIKLNELEQQLQLQIPESLIIERNWWQITWQEIPAQFKVKNTESDLFNLEFLNLVKDKFDIWQQQLQNEENYLQRYQNFVQDWINKLRQPSERDSNDLRRIYLDNANVVGITCVQAANYNFSEEFQSFDVVIIDEVSKCTPPELLIPALKGKKLVMVGDHRQLPPMLDTSTVEEVAQKIGNTREELQFLEESLFKSQFETADNSIKQMLNTQYRMHPNIMGAINQFYDGKLECGILEPDSKRAHHLAGEIIKPEHHLIWVKMPREQEFQEERLGTSFFNIREIDVIENICHQFENVWSSKVANGEPKKEIAVITFYGSQLRKIDERLQSEIFPSLQIRTGTVDRFQGMERPVVIVSMVRNNHQGDVGFAKKPERVNVAFSRAQELLVIVGCHDLFTSKPGTVGGMYSEVANIVSRHGGFIDVSCF
- a CDS encoding DUF874 family protein yields the protein MYQTDPPLSPKETLPTMYDLPSEDPEEPGLPDEFHLLQPQLLAETFRPPNYPTQEIFTGSDLNLYYDLRHPSWYKRPDWFGVLGVPYLYENRDLRLSYVVWQEGVNPHIIVELLSPGTEKEDLGQALRNVEKPPGKWEVYEQNLRIPYYAIFDRYKSEFRMFQLKGARYAEINLSDDRVWISEIELGLGVWQGTYKNVEMPWLRWYDQDGNWILTSTERERQKAEQERQKAEQERQKAEQERQKTERLIAQLRSLGVEPDLD
- a CDS encoding C40 family peptidase, giving the protein MSLNLLIPHSPTKEYYCNIDLNLYDSPECNRLATQAATGRYLRVTSNHQDTAVAVCLCEDDYPGWLSVQDLQFLKPTKAVYQPQFISAAEIQQHIPAVIAFTQAAKQEDNYYLWGGTVAPNYDCSGLMQAAFKSVGVWLPRDAYQQEDFTQPIDFIELQPGDLIFFGTPQKATHVGLYLGDSCYIHSSGKEQGRNGIGIDQLSEQGDQVSQAYYKQLRGAGRVIKCYKPQN
- a CDS encoding mechanosensitive ion channel family protein: MIEWIIPLGFILAGLFAGLIGEKVFFKKLKMFVSNRQIPGSEIIFQSLHRMTFIWFVIAGFFWAILSSPLKPDIANVLQKILTIILLYSVTLVLARLTSGFVSLSVRRTEGVPTSLLSNLAKIAVLILGTLILLQTVGIQITPIITTLGIGGLAVGLALQDTLANLFSGFYLLISQQVRTGDYVKLDDGNQGYVTDITWRNTTIKEISNNVIIVPNSKLASAIFTNYHLPAKEITLTINVGVSYDSDLELVERVTVEVAKEVMKEIAPELLQNEPYMRFHTFNDFSIDFTLYMRVSEFFDQRIGKHLFVKKLHKRYQLEGIQIPFPVRNVYMHES
- a CDS encoding histone deacetylase family protein, producing the protein MDLPIVYHLDYIAPLPLGHRFPMSKFSQLHELLLADRVAHSEQFHIPERPQTELIELVHTPNYVQAYCQGTLESKAQRRIGLPWSPALVNRTCVALGGTILTAQLALNHGLACNTAGGTHHAFPDYGSGFCIFNDLAVASRVIQKLGLAKNILIVDLDVHQGDGTAFIFHNDNSVFTFSMHCEDNFPGTKQKSDLDIPLPLGMEDEAYLQTLANYLPDLLSQIKPDLVFYDAGVDTHINDKLGKLALTDTGIFRREMQVLNTCVSAGYPVACVIGGGYAEDMKSLVWRHSLLHRAASQTYHQFHL